In one Paramisgurnus dabryanus chromosome 21, PD_genome_1.1, whole genome shotgun sequence genomic region, the following are encoded:
- the ube2t gene encoding ubiquitin-conjugating enzyme E2 T, whose translation MQRISRLKRELQLLAAEPPPGVSCWQMEGRVDELQAQVVGGSSTPYEGGVFTLEIKIPERYPFEPPKICFLTPIYHPNIDNAGRICLDALKLPPKGAWRPSLNISTVLTSIQLLMAEPNPDDPLMADISSEFKYNKALYLEKAKKWTAEHAVQKNKGCEEADEKSSLGNKNKKTAQKREALSAQENLEQSKKVCM comes from the exons ATGCAGAGGATCAGTCGCCTGAAGCGCGAGCTGCAGCTCCTCGCCGCTGAACCTCCTCCTGGAGTATCGTGCTGGCAGATGGAGGGGCGCGTGGATGAACTACAAGCCC AGGTTGTCGGCGGTTCAAGCACTCCCTATGAGGGAGGGGTGTTTACATTGGAAATCAAAATACCAGAGAG GTATCCGTTTGAGCCTCCGAAGATCTGTTTCCTTACACCCATCTATCACCCTAACATCGATAATGCAGGACGCATTTGTCTCGATGCTCTGAAGTTGCCCCCAAAG GGTGCTTGGAGGCCTTCGCTCAACATTTCAACGGTGCTGACCTCTATACAGTTACTTATGGCTGAACCCAACCCAGATGATCCACTTATGGCTGATATT TCCTCTGAATTCAAATACAACAAAGCACTGTACCTGGAGAAGGCAAAGAAGTGGACAGCTGAACATGCAGTTCAGAAAAACAAG GGTTGTGAGGAAGCAGATGAAAAGAGCTCTCTTggaaataaaaataagaaaaccGCACAAAAAAGAGAAGCACTAAGTGCACAGGAGAATTTAGAGCAATCTAAGAAAGTATGTATGTAG
- the LOC135775853 gene encoding uncharacterized methyltransferase YdaC translates to MLARKVGKQLGKPTVSVTGWLVTKFLKWHNTILEENAVKLINAQPEDTILELGHGPGFGLQAASQLLTGPKGKLIGVDYSEYMHQMATERMKEQITKGKVMLFYSDLLNMPVAENSVDKVFHCNCYYFWPDLNAGARAIHKVMKPGSLMVTTLRLASLKKAFSMNVLTGDKWRPEVYMDVLKSSGFTDVRMENIRERNNNFQAIFASAVK, encoded by the exons ATGTTGGCTAGGAAAGTGGGCAAACAATTGGGTAAACCCACTGTTTCTGTTACTGGATGGCTGGTGACCAAGTTTCTGAAATGGCACAACACAATACTGGAGGAAAACGCAGTGAAACTGATCAATGCACAGCCAGAAGACACAATACTGGAACTAGGTCATGGTCCGGGCTTTGGTCTCCAGGCAGCCTCGCAGCTCTTGACGGGCCCCAAAGGGAAGCTGATTGGGGTTGACTACTCAGAATACATGCATCAGATGGCCACTGAACGAATGAAGGAGCAGATAACAAAAGGAAAGGTCATGCTGTTTTACAGTGATTTGTTGAACATGCCTGTAGCTGAAAACAGTGTTGATAAGGTGTTTCACTGCAACTGTTATTACTTTTGGCCGGATCTGAATGCTGGGGCGAGAGCGATTCATAAAGTGATGAAACCAG gTTCTCTTATGGTTACAACACTCAGATTAGCTAGTCTGAAAAAAGCATTTTCTATGAACGTGCTCACTGGGGATAAATGGCGCCCTGAGGTGTACATGGATGTCTTGAAGTCCTCCGGGTTCACAGATGTCCGAATGGAAAACATAAGAGAAAGAAACAACAATTTTCAAGCTATTTTTGCCAGTGCTGTAAAGTAA